Proteins from a genomic interval of Mycolicibacterium grossiae:
- a CDS encoding AAA family ATPase yields the protein MTTSPADGDAARQALLALRAEIGKAVVGQDAVISGLVIALLCRGHVLLEGVPGVAKTLLVRTLAATLRLEFKRVQFTPDLMPGDITGSLIYDTHTAAFAFRAGPVFTNLLLADEINRTPPKTQAALLEAMEERQVSVEGEARPLPDPFIVAATQNPIEYEGTYQLPEAQLDRFLLKLTVPLPPRDQEVAILSRHARGFDPRNLDDVRPVAGPAELAAGRAAVRQVLVGDEVLGYIVDIAGATRHSPALQLGVSPRGATALLATARAWAWLSGRGYVTPDDVKAMARPTLRHRIALRPEAELEGATPDGVLDGILAAVPVPR from the coding sequence GTGACGACTTCCCCCGCGGACGGCGACGCCGCCCGCCAGGCCCTGCTGGCCCTGCGCGCCGAGATCGGCAAGGCCGTCGTCGGCCAGGACGCCGTGATCAGCGGGCTGGTCATCGCATTGCTGTGCCGCGGTCACGTGCTGCTCGAAGGCGTTCCGGGCGTGGCGAAGACGCTGCTGGTCCGCACACTCGCGGCGACGCTGCGGCTGGAGTTCAAGCGCGTGCAGTTCACGCCCGACCTGATGCCCGGGGACATCACCGGTTCGCTGATCTACGACACCCACACCGCCGCATTCGCGTTCCGCGCCGGACCGGTGTTCACCAACCTGCTGCTGGCCGACGAGATCAACCGGACGCCGCCCAAGACCCAGGCGGCGCTGCTGGAGGCGATGGAGGAGCGCCAGGTCAGCGTCGAGGGCGAGGCGCGCCCGCTGCCCGACCCGTTCATCGTCGCCGCGACGCAGAACCCGATCGAGTACGAGGGCACCTACCAGCTGCCCGAGGCGCAGCTCGACCGCTTCCTGCTCAAGCTCACGGTGCCGCTGCCGCCGCGGGACCAGGAGGTGGCGATCCTCTCGCGGCACGCCCGCGGATTCGACCCGCGCAACCTCGACGACGTGCGACCCGTTGCGGGTCCGGCCGAACTCGCCGCGGGCCGGGCCGCGGTGCGCCAGGTCCTCGTCGGCGACGAGGTGCTCGGCTACATCGTCGACATCGCCGGTGCCACACGGCATTCCCCGGCGCTGCAGCTCGGCGTCTCACCGCGCGGCGCCACCGCCCTGCTGGCCACGGCGCGGGCATGGGCGTGGTTGTCCGGTCGGGGCTACGTGACGCCCGATGACGTCAAGGCCATGGCGCGGCCGACGCTGCGGCACCGCATCGCGCTGCGGCCCGAGGCCGAGTTGGAGGGTGCGACGCCCGACGGCGTGCTGGACGGCATCCTCGCCGCGGTACCGGTGCCGCGCTAG
- a CDS encoding DUF58 domain-containing protein, with amino-acid sequence MFLTGRSGLVALVCALPIVVSPWPAATFAVLLVLLVLAVSVDVALAAGVRSLRFERSGDTTARLGESVDAVLTVGNDGGRRFRGVVRDAWPPSARAAPRLHPVDVAAGQRVRVVTTLRPNRRGDQRAAVVTARSRGPLGLAGRQGSHRVPWQVRVLPPFLSRKHLPSRLARLRELDGMIPVLIRGQGTEFDSLREYVAGDDVRSIDWRATARRSDVVVRTWRPERDRRIVLVLDTGRTSAGRVGVDPTAGDPGGWPRLDWSMDAALLLAALASRAGDHVDFIACDRVVRAGVHGASRTELLAQLVTAMAPLQPALLESDATAMVAAVNRRARRRALVVLLTELNASALDEGLLTVLPQLAGRHQVLVASVADPRVDALAAGRADAAQVYDAAAAERSRNERLALAARLRRHGVDVVDAEPEDLAPALADRYLAMKATGRL; translated from the coding sequence GTGTTCCTGACCGGACGCAGCGGCCTGGTGGCGCTCGTCTGCGCGCTGCCGATCGTCGTATCCCCATGGCCGGCAGCGACCTTCGCAGTACTGCTGGTGCTGCTGGTCCTGGCCGTTTCCGTCGACGTCGCGCTGGCGGCCGGCGTGCGCTCGCTGCGCTTCGAACGCAGCGGGGACACCACGGCACGTCTCGGCGAGTCCGTGGACGCGGTGCTGACCGTCGGCAACGACGGCGGTCGCCGATTTCGGGGCGTCGTGCGCGACGCGTGGCCGCCGTCGGCACGCGCCGCACCGCGCCTGCACCCCGTCGACGTCGCGGCGGGCCAGCGGGTCCGGGTGGTGACGACGCTGCGACCCAACCGGCGCGGCGACCAGCGAGCCGCGGTCGTCACGGCGCGTTCCCGCGGTCCGCTCGGGCTCGCCGGCAGGCAGGGCTCGCACCGCGTGCCGTGGCAGGTGCGCGTGCTGCCGCCGTTCCTCTCGCGCAAGCACCTGCCGTCGCGGCTGGCCCGGCTGCGCGAACTCGACGGCATGATCCCGGTGTTGATCCGCGGGCAGGGCACCGAGTTCGACTCGCTGCGCGAGTACGTCGCCGGCGACGACGTCCGGTCCATCGACTGGCGCGCGACCGCCCGGCGCTCGGACGTCGTTGTGCGGACGTGGCGGCCGGAACGCGACCGTCGGATCGTGCTGGTGCTCGACACCGGACGCACCTCCGCCGGACGCGTCGGCGTCGACCCGACCGCCGGCGACCCCGGTGGATGGCCGCGGCTCGACTGGTCCATGGACGCCGCACTGCTGTTGGCGGCGTTGGCATCTCGCGCGGGCGACCACGTCGATTTCATCGCCTGTGACCGCGTCGTGCGCGCCGGTGTGCACGGCGCATCGCGTACCGAACTGCTGGCACAGCTGGTGACGGCGATGGCGCCGCTGCAGCCGGCACTGCTCGAGTCCGACGCGACGGCGATGGTGGCGGCCGTCAACCGTCGCGCCCGGCGTCGTGCTCTGGTGGTGCTGCTGACCGAGTTGAACGCCTCGGCACTCGACGAAGGGCTGCTGACCGTGCTGCCGCAGCTCGCCGGGCGGCACCAGGTGCTGGTGGCGTCCGTGGCCGATCCGCGCGTCGACGCGCTGGCGGCCGGACGCGCCGACGCGGCCCAGGTGTACGACGCCGCGGCCGCCGAACGGTCCCGCAACGAGCGGCTCGCGCTCGCCGCTCGGCTGCGCCGCCATGGCGTCGACGTCGTGGACGCCGAACCCGAGGACCTGGCGCCCGCGCTGGCCGACCGCTACCTGGCGATGAAGGCGACGGGACGGCTGTGA
- a CDS encoding stage II sporulation protein M, producing the protein MDTDAFVLAHRATWDRLEQLVKRRRSLSGAEVDELVDLYQRVSTHLSMVRSASADPVLVGRLSGVVARARSAVTSAHAPLWREFARFWTVSFPVVAYRTWRWWLGSAVSFFVVAIVIGVWVARDPEVQSTIGTPADIAHLVDHQFAAYYSENPAGSFAFRVWVNNSWVAAQCIAFAILLGIPIPYLLFQNAANVGVSGGLMFDAGRGDVFLGLLAPHGLLELTAVFLAAAAGMRLGWSAIAPGDRPRGQVLAEQGRAVVSVAIGLAVVLLVSGLIEALVTPSPLPTVARVAIGVAAEVAFLAYVVHFGRRAVRAGETGDLDDAPDLLPTG; encoded by the coding sequence GTGGACACCGACGCGTTCGTGCTGGCGCACCGCGCGACGTGGGACCGCCTCGAACAGCTGGTCAAGCGGCGGCGCTCACTCTCCGGAGCCGAGGTCGACGAACTCGTCGACCTGTACCAGCGGGTCTCCACGCACCTGTCGATGGTGCGGTCGGCGTCCGCCGATCCGGTGCTGGTGGGCCGCCTGTCCGGCGTGGTGGCGCGTGCCCGGTCCGCGGTCACCAGCGCGCACGCCCCGCTCTGGCGCGAGTTCGCGCGGTTCTGGACGGTGTCGTTCCCGGTGGTGGCCTATCGCACGTGGCGGTGGTGGCTCGGTTCGGCGGTGAGCTTCTTCGTCGTGGCGATCGTCATCGGCGTCTGGGTGGCGCGCGACCCGGAGGTGCAGTCGACGATCGGGACGCCCGCGGACATCGCGCACCTCGTCGATCACCAGTTCGCCGCCTACTACAGCGAGAACCCCGCGGGCTCCTTCGCATTCCGGGTGTGGGTCAACAACTCCTGGGTGGCGGCGCAGTGCATCGCGTTCGCGATCCTCCTCGGCATCCCCATCCCGTACCTGCTGTTCCAAAACGCCGCCAACGTCGGCGTTTCGGGCGGATTGATGTTCGACGCCGGACGCGGCGACGTGTTCCTCGGGCTGCTGGCGCCGCACGGGCTGCTGGAGCTGACGGCGGTGTTCCTCGCCGCGGCGGCCGGCATGCGGCTGGGGTGGTCGGCGATCGCGCCGGGTGACCGGCCGCGCGGCCAGGTGCTCGCCGAACAGGGCCGCGCCGTGGTGTCGGTGGCGATCGGGCTCGCGGTGGTGCTGCTGGTGTCGGGGCTCATCGAAGCCCTCGTCACGCCGTCACCGCTGCCGACGGTCGCCCGGGTGGCGATCGGCGTGGCCGCCGAGGTCGCGTTCCTGGCCTACGTCGTGCACTTCGGCCGCAGGGCCGTGCGCGCGGGCGAGACCGGGGACCTCGACGACGCGCCCGATCTGCTGCCGACCGGGTGA
- a CDS encoding RDD family protein produces MVAHPEPLVTGDAVVLDVQIAQLPVRALSVLIDVIVVFIGYLLGIFLWAVTLADTDPAFSAAVLIVFTVLALVGYPVVLETATRGRSLGKMALGLRVVSDDGGPERFRQALFRALAGFVEIWMLAGGPAVICSLVSPRGKRIGDVFAGTMVISERAPRLAPPPPMPPQLAWWAATLQLSGLQPATAERARQFLSRAGDLQPVLRDRIAHQIVTEVAAQVAPPPPNGTPAQFVLAAVLAERHRRELERLRPPAPGYPPPPYPGPGHPAPMYPRPAPPPAGYPAAAPPASGPGGFAPPE; encoded by the coding sequence ATGGTGGCCCACCCCGAACCGTTGGTGACCGGTGACGCCGTGGTGCTCGACGTGCAGATCGCGCAGCTTCCGGTGCGCGCGCTGTCGGTGCTGATCGACGTGATCGTCGTGTTCATCGGCTACCTGCTCGGCATCTTCCTGTGGGCCGTTACGCTGGCCGACACCGATCCGGCGTTCTCCGCCGCGGTCCTCATCGTGTTCACCGTGCTGGCGCTGGTCGGTTATCCGGTCGTGCTCGAGACCGCCACCCGCGGCCGGTCGCTGGGGAAGATGGCACTGGGCTTGCGGGTGGTGTCCGACGACGGCGGCCCGGAACGGTTCCGCCAGGCCCTGTTTCGCGCGCTCGCCGGCTTCGTCGAGATCTGGATGCTGGCCGGCGGACCCGCGGTGATCTGCTCGCTGGTCTCGCCGCGCGGCAAGCGCATCGGCGACGTGTTCGCAGGCACCATGGTCATCAGTGAGCGGGCGCCACGGCTGGCCCCACCGCCGCCGATGCCGCCTCAGCTCGCCTGGTGGGCGGCGACGCTGCAGCTGTCCGGTCTGCAGCCGGCGACGGCCGAGCGGGCCCGGCAGTTCCTCTCCCGCGCCGGCGACCTACAGCCCGTGCTGCGCGACCGCATCGCACACCAGATCGTCACGGAGGTGGCGGCGCAGGTCGCGCCGCCTCCGCCGAACGGCACCCCGGCGCAGTTCGTGCTGGCCGCAGTGCTCGCCGAACGGCATCGCCGCGAACTCGAACGGCTGCGGCCACCGGCTCCCGGGTACCCGCCACCGCCCTACCCCGGGCCGGGTCATCCCGCGCCGATGTACCCCCGGCCCGCGCCGCCCCCGGCCGGGTACCCAGCGGCCGCACCGCCCGCGTCGGGTCCCGGCGGGTTCGCGCCGCCCGAGTAA
- a CDS encoding TetR/AcrR family transcriptional regulator, which yields MASPESNEGGARSRTRRAILDAASTVFAQRPNASLGDVAAAAEVGRSTLHRYFPERSDLLRALALHVHAISNTAIAHAEPDCGPALEALRRVVECQLDLGPIIPFVYSNPAFYGDEELAAILDTGDEVIVDVLDRVATQGTAGPPSWPRLVFWALLNAGYQAVADGTPRVQVVDAIMASLTQGTIKPE from the coding sequence ATGGCTTCCCCCGAATCGAACGAAGGCGGCGCGCGTTCGCGTACCCGCCGGGCGATCCTGGACGCCGCAAGCACCGTCTTCGCCCAGCGACCCAACGCGTCGCTGGGCGACGTGGCCGCGGCGGCCGAGGTCGGGCGCAGCACGCTGCACCGCTACTTTCCCGAGCGCTCCGACCTGCTACGCGCACTCGCGCTGCACGTCCACGCGATCAGCAACACCGCGATCGCCCACGCCGAGCCCGATTGCGGGCCGGCGCTCGAGGCGCTGCGCCGGGTCGTGGAGTGCCAACTGGATCTCGGGCCGATCATCCCGTTCGTCTACAGCAACCCGGCGTTCTACGGCGACGAGGAACTGGCCGCGATCCTCGACACCGGCGACGAGGTGATCGTCGACGTCCTCGACCGCGTCGCCACGCAGGGCACCGCCGGACCGCCGAGCTGGCCGCGACTGGTGTTCTGGGCCCTGCTCAACGCCGGCTATCAGGCCGTGGCGGACGGAACGCCGCGCGTGCAGGTGGTCGACGCCATCATGGCCAGTCTCACTCAGGGCACCATCAAGCCCGAATGA
- the lfrA gene encoding efflux MFS transporter LfrA, with amino-acid sequence MSPDTAAAVTPRRAWLALAVLLLPVMLIAVDNTILAFALPSIAQDFRPPATTQLWIVDVYSLVLATLLVAMGSLGDRIGRRRILLIGAAGFAVVSVAAAFAPSAEALVAARAVLGFFGAMLMPSTLSLIRNIFTDASTRRLAIAIWASFFTAGSALGPIVGGVLLEHFHWGAVFLVAVPILLPLLILAPRLVPESRDPSPGPVDPISVLLSLTTMLPLVWAVKTAAHDGPSWPVGLALAVTAASAVLFVRRQKRSATPMIDVSLFGYAPFASSILANFLSIVGLIGFIFFVSQHLQLVLGLSPLAAGLVTLPGAALSMVAGIGVVRFVRWFAPHHLTMVGLVLIAVGFFMILAFRHDLSVTAVVASFIVLEIGVGISQTITNDTIVASVPAAKSGAASAVSETAYELGAVVGTASLGTIFTAFYRANVEVPQSLSATQLSDAGESIGGAVAVAAQLPAAAGERLLASARSAFDSGIAPTATIAGVLVLVAAVVVGLAFRRSNDAAVDPDSAQVDRAAAAPMPAATPRSGRSATPSSTPGPRADRGTRRPPSTRPDRARRADHPVER; translated from the coding sequence ATGTCCCCCGACACGGCGGCTGCCGTGACGCCGCGACGCGCGTGGTTGGCGCTCGCGGTGTTGCTGCTGCCGGTCATGTTGATCGCCGTCGACAACACCATCCTGGCCTTCGCGCTGCCGAGCATCGCGCAGGACTTCCGTCCGCCGGCGACGACGCAGCTGTGGATCGTCGACGTCTACTCCCTGGTGCTGGCGACGCTGCTGGTGGCGATGGGCAGCCTCGGCGACCGGATCGGCCGCCGCCGGATACTGCTGATCGGTGCCGCCGGCTTCGCCGTCGTGTCGGTCGCGGCCGCCTTCGCCCCGAGCGCCGAGGCGCTGGTCGCGGCGCGTGCCGTCCTCGGCTTCTTCGGCGCCATGCTCATGCCGTCGACGCTCTCGCTGATCCGCAACATCTTCACCGACGCCTCGACCCGCCGCCTCGCCATCGCGATCTGGGCATCGTTCTTCACCGCCGGGTCAGCGCTGGGACCGATCGTCGGCGGCGTGCTGCTCGAGCACTTCCACTGGGGCGCGGTGTTCCTGGTTGCCGTGCCGATCCTGCTGCCGCTGCTGATCCTCGCCCCGCGACTGGTGCCCGAATCGCGCGATCCGAGCCCTGGCCCGGTCGACCCGATCAGCGTGCTGCTGTCGCTGACCACCATGCTGCCGCTGGTGTGGGCCGTGAAGACCGCCGCCCACGACGGCCCGTCCTGGCCGGTCGGGCTGGCGCTCGCGGTGACCGCCGCGTCCGCCGTCCTGTTCGTGCGCCGTCAGAAACGCAGCGCCACACCGATGATCGACGTCTCGCTGTTCGGCTACGCACCGTTCGCGTCGTCGATCCTCGCCAACTTCCTGTCGATCGTCGGGCTCATCGGCTTCATCTTCTTCGTCTCGCAGCACCTGCAGTTGGTGCTCGGCCTCAGCCCGCTGGCGGCAGGTCTCGTGACGCTGCCGGGCGCGGCGCTGTCCATGGTGGCCGGCATCGGGGTGGTGCGGTTCGTGCGGTGGTTCGCCCCGCACCACCTGACGATGGTCGGACTGGTCCTGATCGCGGTCGGCTTCTTCATGATCCTGGCGTTCCGCCACGACCTGTCGGTGACGGCCGTGGTGGCGTCGTTCATCGTGCTCGAGATCGGCGTCGGCATCTCGCAGACCATCACCAACGACACGATCGTCGCCTCCGTCCCCGCCGCGAAGTCGGGTGCCGCCTCGGCGGTGTCGGAGACCGCCTACGAGTTGGGGGCGGTGGTCGGCACCGCCAGCCTCGGCACGATCTTCACGGCGTTCTACCGCGCGAACGTCGAGGTGCCGCAGAGTCTGTCGGCCACACAGCTGAGCGACGCCGGCGAGAGCATCGGCGGCGCGGTCGCCGTGGCCGCCCAGCTGCCGGCTGCCGCGGGCGAGCGGCTGCTGGCCTCGGCGCGCAGCGCGTTCGACTCCGGCATCGCGCCGACGGCCACCATCGCCGGGGTGCTGGTGCTGGTGGCCGCCGTGGTGGTCGGCCTTGCCTTCCGCAGGAGCAACGATGCCGCCGTCGACCCGGACTCCGCCCAGGTGGACCGCGCGGCGGCAGCGCCGATGCCGGCAGCCACGCCGCGGTCCGGACGGAGTGCCACGCCGTCGTCGACCCCGGGACCGCGCGCTGATCGCGGAACGCGCCGGCCGCCGTCGACGCGGCCGGATCGAGCGCGTCGCGCCGATCATCCGGTGGAACGGTGA
- a CDS encoding cation:proton antiporter — protein sequence MSGPLLAAVPRLAIPAIIGELIAGMVIGRTGFDVVDTTDPTFTLLANIGFALVMFVVGTHVPIRDPALRSGLGAAVGRAALVGVVAAVVGVGLAAAFGTGHAALYAVLLASSSAAVALPVLDDLGLDGPPVLSLKAQIAIADAASIVSLPLAIDPQRAPRAALGALAIAGCAALIFVVLRHFERNGTRRRVRAYSKRHGLALELRLSLILLFALSALALSTHVSIMLAGFALGLVVNGIGEPKRLARQLLGVTEGFFGPLFFVWLGASLQVRELLDHPAFIGLGLALGAGAVLAHAVGRFTGQPLPLAAMAAAQLGVPVAAATLGTEQGLLRPGEPAALILGALLTIAVTTAAGALARRRQTARASTR from the coding sequence ATGTCGGGTCCGCTGCTGGCCGCCGTCCCACGGCTGGCGATCCCCGCCATCATCGGCGAGCTGATCGCCGGAATGGTCATCGGCCGCACGGGTTTCGACGTCGTCGACACCACCGACCCGACGTTCACGCTGCTGGCCAACATCGGCTTCGCGCTGGTGATGTTCGTCGTCGGGACGCACGTGCCGATCCGCGATCCCGCGCTGCGATCCGGACTCGGCGCGGCCGTCGGGCGCGCAGCGCTCGTCGGCGTGGTGGCGGCCGTCGTCGGCGTCGGGCTCGCCGCGGCGTTCGGCACCGGGCACGCCGCGCTGTACGCCGTGCTCCTGGCGTCCTCCTCGGCCGCAGTGGCACTGCCCGTGCTCGACGACCTCGGTCTCGACGGGCCGCCGGTGCTCTCGCTGAAGGCGCAGATCGCCATCGCCGACGCCGCATCGATCGTGTCGCTACCGCTGGCGATCGACCCGCAGCGCGCCCCGCGTGCGGCGCTCGGCGCCCTCGCCATCGCCGGCTGCGCCGCCCTGATCTTCGTCGTCCTACGGCACTTCGAGCGCAACGGCACCCGTCGTCGCGTCCGGGCCTATTCGAAGCGGCACGGGCTGGCGCTCGAGCTGCGGCTCAGCCTCATCCTGCTCTTCGCGCTGTCGGCGCTGGCGCTCAGCACGCACGTCTCGATCATGCTGGCCGGCTTCGCCCTGGGTCTGGTGGTCAACGGCATCGGAGAGCCCAAACGCCTGGCGCGCCAACTGCTCGGCGTCACCGAGGGCTTCTTCGGACCGCTGTTCTTCGTCTGGCTCGGGGCTTCGCTCCAGGTGCGCGAACTGCTCGACCATCCCGCCTTCATCGGGCTGGGCCTCGCGCTCGGCGCCGGGGCGGTGCTGGCGCACGCGGTCGGGCGGTTCACCGGACAGCCGCTGCCGCTGGCGGCCATGGCGGCGGCGCAACTTGGGGTGCCGGTGGCCGCTGCCACGCTCGGGACCGAGCAGGGGCTGCTACGTCCGGGCGAGCCGGCCGCGCTGATCCTGGGCGCCCTGCTGACCATCGCGGTCACGACGGCGGCCGGGGCGCTGGCGCGGCGACGTCAGACCGCCCGCGCATCGACCCGGTAG
- a CDS encoding carotenoid oxygenase family protein, whose translation MTETQDRTDAGLPNDGQIFAVGNYAPVPDELTEYDLAVVGAIPPDLDGWYLRNGPNPREATGHWFTGDGMIHGVRIEGGAAKWYRNRWVRTDSFVDPFPLYNADGTRNLRAAVANTHVVNHAGKTLALVESSLPYQVTNDLETVGAYDFGGKLVDSMTAHPKICPTTGELHFFGYGNLFEPHVTYHRADASGELVIDRPLEVGALTMMHDFAMTASHVVFMDLPVVFDADAAASGDMPFRWSDDYGARLGVLRRDDPFGEVRWFEIDPCYVFHVANAHDTADGRGIVLQAVRYPELWRDSGGFDTEGVLWTWTIDLASGRVTEHQLDDRGIEFPRIDDRLAGLAARYAVSVGKRGWVRHDLESGSAVTHDLGDGGPGEAVFVPSGTSGSETEGYYLGYVYDPARNGSDLVILDASDFGGEPIARILLPQRVPYGFHGNWIAN comes from the coding sequence GTGACCGAGACCCAGGACCGCACCGACGCCGGCCTGCCCAACGATGGGCAGATCTTCGCCGTCGGGAACTACGCGCCCGTGCCCGACGAACTGACCGAGTACGACCTCGCCGTCGTCGGCGCGATCCCGCCGGACCTCGACGGCTGGTATCTGCGCAACGGCCCCAACCCGCGCGAGGCCACCGGGCACTGGTTCACCGGCGACGGCATGATCCACGGGGTCCGCATCGAGGGCGGCGCGGCGAAGTGGTACCGCAACCGCTGGGTGCGCACCGACAGCTTCGTCGACCCCTTCCCGCTCTACAATGCCGACGGCACCCGCAATCTTCGTGCGGCGGTGGCGAATACGCACGTCGTCAACCACGCGGGCAAGACCCTCGCGCTGGTTGAGTCGTCGCTGCCGTACCAGGTGACCAACGACCTGGAGACGGTCGGCGCCTACGACTTCGGCGGCAAGCTGGTCGACTCGATGACCGCGCACCCGAAGATCTGCCCCACGACGGGCGAACTGCACTTCTTCGGCTACGGCAATCTCTTCGAGCCGCACGTCACCTACCACCGCGCGGACGCCTCCGGCGAACTCGTGATCGACCGGCCCCTCGAGGTCGGGGCGTTGACGATGATGCACGACTTCGCCATGACGGCGTCCCACGTCGTGTTCATGGACCTGCCAGTCGTGTTCGACGCCGACGCGGCGGCCAGCGGCGACATGCCCTTTCGGTGGAGCGACGACTACGGCGCCCGGCTCGGCGTGCTGCGCCGCGACGATCCGTTCGGCGAGGTGCGCTGGTTCGAGATCGACCCCTGCTACGTCTTCCACGTCGCCAACGCCCACGACACCGCGGACGGCAGGGGCATCGTCCTGCAGGCCGTCCGCTATCCCGAACTCTGGCGCGACAGCGGCGGTTTCGACACCGAGGGCGTGCTGTGGACGTGGACCATCGACCTCGCGAGCGGCCGCGTCACCGAACACCAGCTCGACGACCGGGGCATCGAGTTCCCTCGCATCGACGACCGGCTGGCGGGCCTCGCCGCCCGCTACGCGGTGTCGGTGGGCAAGCGCGGCTGGGTGCGTCACGACCTCGAAAGCGGCAGTGCGGTCACCCACGACCTCGGCGACGGTGGCCCCGGCGAGGCGGTCTTCGTCCCGTCGGGAACCTCGGGATCCGAGACCGAGGGCTACTACCTCGGCTACGTCTACGACCCGGCCCGCAACGGCAGCGACCTGGTGATCCTGGACGCCTCGGACTTCGGCGGCGAGCCCATCGCGCGAATCCTGCTGCCGCAGCGCGTGCCCTACGGCTTCCACGGCAACTGGATCGCGAACTGA
- a CDS encoding NCS1 family nucleobase:cation symporter-1 codes for MTDTRDLPPGAVVGAADVVEASGHPVGGGVIKEHYDPALTNEDLAPLGRQTWSSYNIFAFWMSDVHSVGGYVTAGSLFALGLASWQVLIALLVGIVIVNLLCNLVARPSQVAGVPYPVVCRSSFGVLGANIPAIIRGLIAVAWYGIQTYLASAALDVVLLKLFPGLAPYADVDQYGFTGLSLLGWCSFMLLWVLQACVFWRGMESIRKFIDFCGPAVYVVMFILCGYLLWKSGWHVSLSLGGEKQGNTLVVMLGAIALVVSYFSGPMLNFGDFARYGKSFDAVKKGNFLGLPVNFLVFSLLVVVTAAATVPVFGELLTDPVETVARIDSTTAIVLGALTFTIATIGINIVANFISPAFDFSNVSPQRISWRMGGMIAAVGSILLTPWNLYGNPEVIHYTLETLGAFIGPLFGVLIADFYLVRKQKIVVDDLFTMSKTANYWYSKGYNPAAVVATLVGAVLAVIPVLLGGYVAGMTTAAQYSWFIGCGVAFGLFYLLATRGPWRMTALRLAEGATLAS; via the coding sequence ATGACCGACACCCGAGACCTGCCGCCCGGCGCCGTCGTCGGCGCGGCCGACGTCGTCGAAGCCTCCGGCCACCCGGTCGGCGGCGGGGTGATCAAGGAGCACTACGACCCCGCGCTCACCAACGAGGATCTCGCGCCGCTGGGCAGGCAGACCTGGTCGTCGTACAACATCTTCGCGTTCTGGATGTCCGACGTGCACAGCGTCGGCGGCTACGTCACCGCGGGCAGCCTGTTCGCCCTCGGGCTCGCGAGCTGGCAGGTGCTCATCGCCCTGCTCGTCGGCATCGTCATCGTCAACCTGCTGTGCAACCTGGTGGCCCGGCCCAGCCAGGTCGCCGGCGTCCCCTACCCCGTCGTCTGCCGCAGCTCGTTCGGCGTGCTGGGCGCCAACATCCCGGCCATCATCCGCGGGCTGATCGCGGTGGCCTGGTACGGCATCCAGACCTACCTCGCGTCGGCGGCGCTGGACGTGGTGCTGCTAAAGCTCTTTCCGGGCCTCGCGCCGTACGCCGACGTCGACCAGTACGGCTTCACCGGTTTGTCTCTCCTCGGCTGGTGCAGCTTCATGCTGCTGTGGGTGCTGCAGGCGTGCGTGTTCTGGCGCGGCATGGAGTCGATCCGCAAGTTCATCGACTTCTGCGGCCCGGCCGTCTACGTCGTCATGTTCATCCTGTGCGGCTATCTGCTGTGGAAGTCGGGCTGGCACGTGAGCCTGAGCCTCGGCGGGGAGAAGCAGGGCAACACGCTCGTCGTCATGCTCGGCGCCATCGCACTGGTGGTGTCCTACTTCTCCGGCCCCATGCTGAACTTCGGCGACTTCGCCCGCTACGGCAAGAGCTTCGACGCGGTGAAGAAGGGCAACTTCCTGGGCTTGCCGGTGAACTTCCTGGTCTTCTCGCTCCTGGTAGTCGTGACCGCGGCGGCCACCGTCCCGGTGTTCGGCGAACTGCTGACCGACCCCGTCGAGACCGTTGCCCGCATCGACAGCACCACCGCGATCGTGTTGGGCGCGTTGACGTTCACCATCGCCACCATCGGCATCAACATCGTCGCGAACTTCATCAGCCCGGCCTTCGACTTCTCGAACGTCAGCCCGCAGCGGATCAGTTGGCGCATGGGCGGCATGATCGCCGCGGTCGGCTCCATCCTGCTGACGCCGTGGAACCTGTACGGCAACCCCGAGGTCATCCACTACACGCTGGAGACGCTCGGCGCGTTCATCGGTCCGCTGTTCGGCGTCCTCATCGCCGACTTCTATCTGGTGCGCAAGCAGAAGATCGTCGTCGACGACCTGTTCACCATGTCGAAGACGGCCAACTACTGGTACAGCAAGGGCTACAACCCGGCCGCGGTGGTCGCCACGCTCGTCGGCGCCGTGCTCGCCGTCATCCCGGTCCTGCTGGGCGGCTACGTCGCGGGCATGACGACCGCGGCGCAGTACAGCTGGTTCATCGGCTGCGGCGTGGCGTTCGGGCTGTTCTACCTGCTCGCGACCCGAGGACCGTGGCGCATGACGGCACTGCGCCTGGCCGAGGGGGCCACCCTCGCGTCCTGA